A DNA window from Euzebyales bacterium contains the following coding sequences:
- a CDS encoding nuclear transport factor 2 family protein: MSREQGTKPPRFVRSRQLLGHRDSTRTVRVLEALAQRYPNDPAIWLELSHASRARGESDAVAYARYADRLAPGNPRVLRALALALADQSEGLDEALEVITRALVLDGGDPATWSAFGLIRLDRGELIDAALKCERALTIDPLCVDAHLVLGQTALTLGGWDEATKRFRLAEQLATRDGAAADALTWIDQQRHGLRTDLPGNAESSNSASHRPPAWWKEPSSGANGAAEPRHGDSVDRHVVDAIDRHIDAYNCRDIDALANGFAPDAVLISDGTRVAGRDDIVALFATTFTAAWRSALRVTSAVIDDGTAACEMTETLHSGPQRHRRELIAIFTVEGGAIVRARVYRDHDARVAHLS; the protein is encoded by the coding sequence GTGAGTCGAGAGCAGGGAACCAAGCCACCGCGCTTCGTCCGCAGCCGGCAGCTGCTCGGCCATCGCGACTCGACCCGCACGGTGCGGGTGCTGGAGGCACTTGCGCAGCGATATCCGAACGATCCCGCCATCTGGCTGGAGCTGTCACACGCCAGCCGCGCCCGCGGAGAGTCCGACGCCGTTGCCTACGCCCGGTATGCCGACCGGCTCGCCCCCGGCAATCCGCGGGTGCTGCGCGCATTGGCGTTGGCGCTGGCCGACCAATCGGAAGGCCTCGACGAGGCGCTCGAGGTGATCACGCGTGCCCTCGTCCTGGACGGCGGCGATCCGGCCACGTGGTCGGCGTTCGGATTGATCAGGCTCGATCGCGGTGAACTCATCGACGCGGCGCTCAAGTGCGAACGCGCCCTGACAATCGATCCGTTGTGTGTGGACGCGCACCTCGTGCTCGGTCAGACGGCGCTGACGTTGGGCGGGTGGGACGAGGCGACCAAGCGGTTCCGCCTGGCCGAGCAGCTTGCGACCCGCGACGGCGCAGCCGCGGACGCACTCACCTGGATCGACCAACAGCGGCACGGACTGCGAACTGACCTGCCAGGCAACGCCGAGTCATCGAACAGCGCGAGCCACCGACCGCCGGCGTGGTGGAAGGAGCCCTCATCGGGCGCCAACGGCGCTGCGGAACCTCGTCACGGAGACAGCGTGGATCGGCACGTCGTCGACGCCATCGACCGGCACATCGACGCGTACAACTGCCGCGACATCGACGCGCTGGCCAACGGCTTCGCTCCGGACGCCGTGCTGATCAGCGACGGCACACGGGTCGCCGGCCGCGACGACATCGTGGCGTTGTTCGCGACGACATTCACGGCGGCATGGCGCAGCGCACTGCGCGTCACCAGCGCGGTCATCGACGACGGCACCGCCGCGTGCGAGATGACCGAGACGTTGCACTCCGGGCCACAGCGCCACCGTCGCGAACTCATCGCCATCTTCACCGTCGAGGGCGGGGCGATCGTCCGGGCGCGGGTGTATCGCGACCACGACGCCCGCGTGGCACACCTGTCGTGA
- a CDS encoding Ig-like domain-containing protein, producing MPVTIRSTAASAVWLVVLATFATLHAAPPAAAAPREAFIRDVRAFELDDLSIDSPAGIAYSPTAEAFHVIEAAAPHQRAPGRTTIVTVTPNERRLRATRIAAQISDPINVAFDQRRQRLLAYAPAADRLIEVDESSGALDPSTLERHGAQRLGIDDPQGMATDPDTGQIYILDSAAARIVRVTPSRTGDLDTVDIADIDLGSSGIGDAVGLALDPTTGHLHVVDAIEEVLYELTPTGAVIATRDLSGLELVDPQGIVFAESGDLTDDADQLSLYLADSGVASDTGERPPVVSDVAPTSHDTGADPSTPVAQATTTDGTGQLLELSFTDVPAAPTAGATASASTLVQTIEAFNWSPPSPDTSGVVYLPESNTLLASDGEVNEMPLYAGANMFEASLSGNLVDTFTTLDFDNNEPTGVTVNPADGHLFISQDTPPKQVHELDPGADGSYGTADDAVTTFGTTDFSSTDPEGVTYAPELDALFVADGLNNEVYHLAPGANGTFDGVAPSGDDQLVGQFDTLGLGLEDPEGIAYNRRTGSLYLGGKTRNIGTYNFDTLLEVSTDGALIRTIDVSDANPDRQITRQKLSGLAFGPSSQDASSQAMYIADRGEDNNSDPEENDGRIYEMTVPGTSGSGVGPVAVDDAAVTQAGSAVVVDVAANDSDADGDLDAASANSACANGSSGCAGASDGSLIDNGDGTITYTPDTGFVGADSFVYEICDTTARCDTATVTVTVDDPDDPGNPGGSGDGELVSFDINTTVPGVGGVRDEDIVSYDAAAGTWALYFDASDVGITSNDIDAFHVRGDGSVLLSFSSTMTVPGLTGGPAGESVEDADVVLFTPTSTGATTAGSFSFHFDGSDVELDTSGEDITGLYEFADGSLGVTTAGTISVSGVAKGGDEDVHRFSGSFGAATSGAWSLLFDGSDLGLTGSGDDLDGVAFDGGSDLLFSTKGSYAAAGGAGDDEDISRFTGTLGPTTSGSITLERDLSALGIDPAADVDALHLGR from the coding sequence ATGCCTGTGACGATCCGATCCACTGCTGCGAGCGCCGTGTGGCTCGTCGTGCTGGCGACGTTCGCGACGCTGCACGCGGCGCCGCCCGCGGCTGCCGCACCGCGCGAGGCCTTCATCCGCGACGTGCGGGCGTTCGAACTCGACGACCTCAGCATCGACAGCCCCGCCGGCATCGCCTACTCGCCGACGGCCGAGGCGTTCCACGTGATCGAGGCGGCAGCGCCGCACCAGCGTGCCCCGGGTCGCACGACCATCGTAACGGTGACACCGAACGAGCGGCGGCTGCGCGCTACAAGGATCGCGGCGCAGATCAGCGACCCGATCAACGTCGCGTTCGACCAGCGCCGGCAGCGGCTGCTCGCCTACGCGCCGGCCGCGGACCGGCTGATCGAGGTCGACGAGTCCAGCGGCGCCCTGGATCCGAGCACACTGGAGCGCCATGGCGCGCAGCGCCTGGGCATCGACGACCCGCAGGGCATGGCGACCGATCCCGACACCGGCCAGATCTACATACTCGACAGCGCCGCAGCACGGATCGTGCGGGTCACGCCGAGCCGCACCGGCGACCTCGACACGGTCGACATCGCCGACATCGATCTGGGGTCCAGCGGGATCGGCGACGCCGTCGGGCTGGCGTTGGATCCGACGACCGGTCACCTGCACGTCGTGGACGCCATTGAGGAGGTGCTCTACGAGCTGACGCCGACCGGAGCGGTGATAGCCACCCGCGACCTGTCGGGCCTGGAGCTGGTCGATCCGCAGGGGATCGTCTTCGCCGAGTCCGGCGACCTCACCGACGACGCCGATCAACTGAGCCTGTACCTCGCCGACAGCGGCGTGGCGTCCGACACTGGCGAACGACCGCCGGTCGTGTCGGACGTGGCACCGACCAGCCACGACACCGGCGCCGACCCGTCGACCCCGGTCGCGCAGGCCACCACGACCGACGGCACCGGCCAGCTGCTCGAGCTGTCGTTCACCGACGTGCCGGCCGCGCCGACGGCCGGCGCCACGGCCTCGGCGTCAACGCTGGTCCAGACGATCGAGGCCTTCAACTGGTCACCGCCGAGCCCCGACACCTCCGGTGTGGTGTACCTGCCGGAGTCGAACACCCTGCTCGCCAGCGACGGCGAGGTCAACGAGATGCCGCTGTACGCGGGCGCCAACATGTTCGAGGCCAGTCTCAGCGGCAACCTCGTCGATACGTTCACGACGTTGGACTTCGACAACAACGAGCCCACCGGTGTCACCGTCAATCCCGCGGACGGCCACCTGTTCATCAGCCAGGACACGCCGCCGAAGCAGGTGCACGAGCTCGACCCCGGCGCGGACGGCAGCTACGGCACGGCTGATGACGCCGTCACGACGTTCGGCACGACCGACTTCAGCAGTACCGACCCGGAGGGCGTGACCTACGCGCCCGAACTGGACGCGCTGTTCGTCGCGGACGGGCTCAACAACGAGGTCTACCACCTGGCGCCGGGGGCCAACGGCACGTTCGACGGCGTCGCGCCGAGCGGGGACGATCAGCTCGTCGGTCAGTTCGACACGCTCGGCCTGGGTCTGGAGGATCCCGAGGGCATCGCCTACAACCGCCGGACCGGCAGCCTCTACCTTGGCGGCAAGACCCGCAACATCGGCACGTATAACTTCGACACGTTGCTGGAGGTGTCGACCGACGGCGCGCTGATCCGCACGATAGATGTGTCCGACGCCAACCCCGACCGGCAGATCACCAGGCAGAAGCTGTCCGGGCTCGCGTTCGGGCCGAGCAGCCAGGATGCGAGCTCGCAGGCGATGTACATCGCCGACCGCGGCGAGGACAACAACAGCGACCCCGAGGAGAACGACGGGCGCATCTACGAGATGACGGTGCCCGGTACCTCGGGGTCGGGTGTGGGGCCGGTGGCGGTCGATGATGCTGCGGTGACCCAGGCGGGGTCGGCGGTCGTGGTGGATGTGGCGGCCAATGACAGCGATGCGGATGGGGATCTGGACGCGGCGTCGGCCAACAGCGCGTGCGCGAACGGGTCGTCGGGGTGCGCGGGCGCCAGTGATGGCAGCCTGATCGACAACGGCGACGGCACGATCACCTACACGCCGGACACCGGGTTCGTCGGCGCGGACAGCTTCGTCTACGAGATCTGTGACACCACGGCGCGGTGTGACACCGCCACGGTGACGGTCACCGTCGATGACCCGGACGACCCGGGCAACCCGGGTGGGTCCGGTGACGGTGAGCTGGTGTCGTTCGACATCAACACGACCGTGCCCGGCGTCGGCGGTGTGCGTGACGAGGACATCGTGTCCTATGACGCGGCGGCTGGGACGTGGGCGCTGTACTTCGACGCCTCGGACGTGGGGATCACCTCCAACGACATCGACGCGTTCCACGTGCGCGGCGACGGGTCGGTGCTGTTGTCGTTCTCGTCGACGATGACCGTGCCGGGGCTGACGGGCGGACCTGCCGGCGAGTCGGTCGAGGACGCCGACGTGGTGCTGTTCACCCCGACGTCGACGGGCGCGACCACCGCGGGCAGCTTCTCGTTCCACTTCGACGGCAGCGACGTCGAGCTGGACACCTCGGGCGAGGACATCACCGGGTTGTACGAGTTCGCCGACGGGTCATTGGGGGTCACCACGGCCGGCACCATCAGCGTGTCGGGCGTGGCCAAGGGCGGCGACGAGGACGTGCACCGGTTCTCCGGGTCGTTCGGGGCGGCGACGTCGGGCGCCTGGTCGCTGCTGTTCGATGGCAGCGACCTGGGGTTGACCGGCTCGGGTGACGACCTCGACGGTGTGGCGTTCGACGGCGGCAGCGACCTGCTGTTCTCCACCAAGGGCAGCTACGCGGCCGCCGGCGGCGCCGGCGACGACGAGGACATCTCCCGATTCACCGGCACCCTCGGCCCCACCACCTCCGGCAGCATCACCCTCGAACGCGACCTGTCCGCACTGGGCATCGACCCCGCCGCCGACGTCGACGCCCTCCACCTCGGACGCTGA
- the galE gene encoding UDP-glucose 4-epimerase GalE translates to MKVLVLGGAGYVGSEAAWHLVDRGHEVVIYDDLSRGHARSVAGLPLVEASLHDGAAMRAVMGDERIDAVMHFAAYALVAESVADPMMYYHNNVAGSLTLLGAMRAAGVGHLVFSSTCATYGTPDTVPIPDHAPQRPVNPYGYTKLIIERALADHARAYGMSFVALRYFNAAGAAEDGSRGEDHDPETHAIPIALQVALGQRDRFMIFGDDYPTPDGTCVRDYIHITDLARAHELALRRTGPGRGLFVNLGTGHGHSVQQIVEAARRVTGHAIPTEIAERRPGDPPELVADPGRAREELGWKAEITGVDEIVRTAWRWHRAHPAGYADA, encoded by the coding sequence GTGAAGGTGCTGGTGCTGGGCGGGGCGGGGTACGTCGGCAGCGAGGCGGCGTGGCACCTGGTCGACCGCGGCCACGAGGTCGTGATCTATGACGATCTGTCACGTGGTCACGCGAGGTCGGTGGCGGGGCTGCCGCTCGTCGAGGCGTCGCTGCACGACGGCGCCGCGATGCGGGCGGTCATGGGCGACGAGCGGATCGACGCGGTGATGCATTTCGCCGCGTACGCGCTCGTCGCCGAGTCGGTCGCGGATCCCATGATGTACTACCACAACAACGTGGCCGGCTCCCTGACGCTGCTCGGCGCCATGCGGGCTGCGGGCGTGGGTCACCTGGTGTTCTCGAGCACCTGTGCCACCTACGGCACGCCCGACACCGTCCCGATCCCCGATCACGCTCCGCAGCGGCCCGTCAACCCCTACGGCTACACGAAGCTGATCATCGAGCGCGCGCTGGCCGATCACGCCCGCGCGTACGGCATGTCCTTCGTCGCGTTGCGCTACTTCAACGCGGCCGGAGCGGCTGAGGACGGGTCACGCGGTGAGGACCACGACCCCGAGACCCATGCCATCCCGATCGCGCTGCAGGTGGCGCTCGGTCAACGCGACCGGTTCATGATCTTCGGTGACGACTATCCGACGCCGGACGGCACATGCGTCCGTGACTACATCCACATCACCGACCTCGCGCGTGCCCACGAGCTGGCGCTGCGCCGGACGGGTCCCGGTCGCGGGTTGTTCGTCAACCTGGGCACTGGACACGGTCACAGCGTGCAGCAGATCGTGGAGGCGGCACGTCGCGTGACCGGTCACGCCATCCCGACCGAGATCGCCGAGCGGCGGCCCGGCGACCCGCCCGAGCTCGTCGCCGACCCCGGTCGTGCCCGCGAGGAGCTCGGGTGGAAGGCGGAGATCACCGGCGTGGACGAGATCGTGCGCACGGCGTGGCGGTGGCACCGCGCCCATCCTGCTGGCTACGCCGACGCCTGA
- a CDS encoding Wzz/FepE/Etk N-terminal domain-containing protein: MTPDQPTETDPLTAIRRHPLLVIGCALVFGLLGAAYALTGPAGYVSKTSLIVQDTAAESQSTDPERYVADQVAILQSDIVAERASQLAPTLTPPADLTAGQITEGRTITSSSESNFVEVRFAAADAETARTGAEALRLAYEDVVSAARADSAEATIDQLDKAIATAVNEIRSLQNRVARSRTVEDAPHATDAQIARTVSDLAGLRDSASAQNSGSGRLAATKELAERADQLGTRLSARISSDAPLTGTIRRLLRRQRDSARMLGELTAQRTDAEVEAQLNGNAVAFFAPAGRGRREGVPFTSATLVATVLGALIGAALAYVVSQRSRRVEDPRTAAGVLGVPLLVDVRDAGTRRRWRPGGRGRDGGVAAEVPVLDEPRSGSANAYRTLAAALGRRPVDGRAGTNVSQLYGATSQPTSVVACVSATGGDASALVAVNVALAAGQAGLRVGLVDGDLTGRDVSRRVSELYGHHPAAGLADLIDGSVTVDEVAGWIEIRDGTTVSVLSVGADHAVLPDVFGSAKVRAVLDRFADHHDLVVINLPSVLEITQAAAFRAVDRALVVVPHGSSLTDLRELRRRLELMGVRLAGYVYTDASVPVDTGVELRPNVVEYAQLDADQVPRSNGDGPHHAPQSETAM, from the coding sequence ATGACACCTGACCAACCGACCGAGACGGATCCGCTGACCGCGATCCGGCGGCATCCGCTGCTCGTGATCGGGTGCGCGCTGGTGTTCGGCCTGCTCGGTGCCGCGTACGCGCTGACCGGGCCCGCCGGGTACGTATCCAAGACCAGCCTGATCGTCCAGGACACGGCCGCCGAGAGCCAGTCGACCGACCCCGAACGCTACGTGGCCGACCAGGTCGCCATCCTGCAGTCCGACATCGTGGCCGAACGCGCCAGTCAGCTTGCGCCCACGCTCACGCCACCGGCCGACCTCACCGCTGGTCAGATCACCGAAGGTCGCACCATCACCTCCAGCTCGGAGAGCAACTTCGTCGAGGTGCGGTTCGCGGCAGCGGACGCCGAGACCGCGCGAACGGGCGCCGAGGCCCTGCGCCTGGCCTACGAGGACGTCGTCAGCGCGGCCCGCGCCGACAGTGCGGAGGCGACGATCGATCAGCTCGACAAGGCGATCGCCACGGCGGTCAACGAGATCCGCTCGCTGCAGAACCGGGTGGCGAGGTCCCGCACCGTCGAGGACGCGCCGCACGCGACCGACGCGCAGATCGCCAGGACCGTCTCGGACCTGGCGGGGCTGCGCGACAGCGCCAGCGCGCAGAACAGCGGGTCCGGGCGGCTGGCGGCGACCAAGGAGCTGGCCGAGCGGGCGGACCAGCTGGGCACCCGGTTGAGCGCGCGCATCAGCTCCGACGCCCCGCTCACGGGTACCATCCGGCGGCTGCTCCGTCGCCAGCGGGACAGCGCGAGGATGCTCGGCGAGCTGACGGCGCAGCGGACCGACGCGGAGGTCGAGGCCCAGCTCAACGGCAACGCGGTCGCGTTCTTCGCCCCGGCAGGGCGGGGGCGCCGCGAGGGCGTGCCCTTCACCTCCGCGACGCTCGTCGCCACGGTGCTGGGCGCACTGATCGGTGCGGCGTTGGCGTACGTGGTGAGTCAGCGCTCGCGGCGCGTCGAAGATCCGCGGACCGCGGCAGGCGTCCTGGGCGTTCCGCTGCTCGTCGACGTGCGCGATGCCGGCACCCGACGTCGGTGGCGGCCGGGTGGTCGCGGACGCGACGGTGGTGTGGCTGCGGAGGTGCCCGTCCTCGACGAGCCACGTTCCGGGTCGGCCAACGCCTACCGGACGCTGGCCGCCGCGCTCGGTCGCCGGCCCGTGGATGGTCGTGCCGGTACCAACGTCTCGCAGCTGTACGGCGCGACCTCGCAGCCCACCTCGGTCGTCGCGTGCGTCTCGGCAACGGGCGGGGATGCCAGCGCGCTCGTGGCCGTCAACGTCGCACTCGCCGCCGGCCAGGCCGGCCTGCGCGTCGGTCTGGTCGACGGTGACCTCACCGGACGTGACGTGTCCCGGCGGGTGAGCGAGCTGTACGGGCACCATCCCGCCGCGGGCCTCGCCGACCTGATCGACGGGTCGGTGACCGTCGACGAGGTGGCCGGATGGATCGAGATCCGTGACGGCACCACCGTCTCGGTGCTCAGCGTCGGCGCGGACCACGCGGTGCTACCCGACGTCTTCGGATCGGCGAAGGTCCGAGCGGTGCTCGACCGGTTCGCGGATCACCACGACCTCGTGGTCATCAACCTGCCGTCGGTGCTCGAGATCACGCAGGCCGCGGCGTTCCGGGCGGTCGACAGGGCGCTCGTGGTCGTGCCGCACGGCTCCAGCCTGACCGACCTTCGCGAGCTGCGCCGTCGCCTGGAGCTGATGGGCGTCCGGCTTGCCGGCTACGTCTACACCGACGCCTCGGTGCCCGTCGACACCGGCGTCGAGCTGAGGCCGAACGTCGTGGAGTACGCGCAGTTGGACGCCGACCAGGTGCCGCGCAGCAACGGCGACGGGCCGCACCACGCCCCGCAGTCCGAGACGGCGATGTGA
- a CDS encoding lipopolysaccharide biosynthesis protein, translating to MTLRRLAARGVYWTALENWGYQIATLVVFAVLARLVAPEAFGLIALATVFTSVLKIAADQGMADAIIQRPDIDDEHVNGAFWTSVTLGVVLTVLLGAASPVIATLFGDPALGPVLAALSLTLTVSGLSTVQRALLTRTFAFASLTLRSLVSVVVGGGAGIAAALLDAGVWSLVVQTLTVEVVAVITLWVASDWRPRLSFSWPHVKEMLPFGANIVGFRALRLANTQSDNFMIGLFLGPTQLGFYVVAYRVLRLLINMCTAVIGSVAFPTFSRVQDHDERVRRLYYRTMRLAALVTFPTFLGLVVIAPEATRLMFGSGWSESIPVMRMLGLAGLATSIGFLNPTVLKALGKPSWRVVLMGVTAVAQVASFAVAVRWGVLAVATALAVVTFAVSPAWFYAVHKLIGLRPTAVMRQLVGPAVASGLMVGAVVATKQVVVDVGLVWQVVVLVTTGAATYVLALWVLDRRSAVEALELGRLAIPGLGGRVPAVGLSAARGRDDVDAPTGVAKRYADTAVEAAEGGRAT from the coding sequence ATGACCCTCCGTCGCCTGGCCGCGCGCGGCGTCTACTGGACGGCGCTCGAGAACTGGGGCTACCAGATCGCGACGCTGGTCGTGTTCGCGGTCCTGGCGCGGTTGGTCGCGCCGGAGGCCTTCGGTCTCATCGCCCTGGCCACGGTGTTCACCAGCGTTCTGAAGATCGCAGCCGACCAGGGCATGGCCGACGCGATCATCCAGCGGCCCGACATCGACGACGAGCACGTCAACGGCGCGTTCTGGACGAGCGTGACGCTCGGCGTCGTGCTCACGGTGCTGCTGGGGGCTGCGTCGCCCGTGATCGCCACGCTGTTCGGTGACCCGGCGCTCGGCCCGGTCCTGGCGGCGTTGTCGCTCACCCTGACCGTCAGTGGTCTGAGCACGGTCCAGCGCGCGCTGCTGACCCGCACGTTCGCCTTCGCGAGCCTGACGCTGCGGTCGCTGGTGTCGGTCGTCGTCGGCGGCGGCGCGGGCATCGCCGCTGCGCTGCTCGACGCCGGCGTGTGGAGCCTCGTCGTCCAGACGCTGACCGTCGAGGTGGTGGCCGTCATCACGCTGTGGGTCGCCAGCGACTGGCGCCCGCGCCTGTCGTTCTCGTGGCCGCACGTCAAGGAGATGTTGCCCTTCGGCGCGAACATCGTCGGGTTCCGCGCGTTGCGGCTGGCCAACACACAGAGCGACAACTTCATGATCGGCCTGTTCCTGGGGCCGACCCAGTTGGGCTTCTACGTCGTCGCCTACCGGGTGCTGCGGTTGCTGATCAACATGTGCACCGCCGTCATCGGGTCCGTCGCGTTCCCCACGTTCTCGCGCGTGCAGGACCACGACGAGCGGGTCCGTCGCTTGTACTACCGCACGATGCGCCTGGCCGCGCTCGTGACGTTCCCGACGTTCCTCGGGCTCGTGGTGATCGCCCCCGAGGCCACGCGGCTGATGTTCGGGTCGGGCTGGAGCGAGAGCATCCCGGTGATGCGCATGCTCGGCCTCGCCGGGCTCGCGACGTCGATCGGGTTCCTCAACCCCACCGTGCTCAAGGCGCTGGGCAAGCCGTCGTGGCGCGTCGTCCTGATGGGCGTCACGGCGGTCGCGCAGGTCGCCTCGTTCGCGGTCGCTGTCCGGTGGGGGGTGCTGGCGGTCGCCACAGCGCTGGCCGTCGTCACGTTCGCCGTCAGCCCGGCGTGGTTCTACGCGGTCCACAAGCTCATCGGTCTGCGGCCCACCGCCGTCATGCGCCAGTTGGTGGGACCCGCGGTCGCGTCCGGGCTGATGGTCGGGGCGGTCGTCGCGACCAAGCAGGTCGTGGTGGACGTCGGGCTGGTGTGGCAGGTCGTCGTGCTCGTCACGACCGGCGCGGCGACCTACGTGCTCGCCCTGTGGGTCCTGGATCGACGATCCGCGGTCGAGGCGCTGGAGCTGGGACGGCTCGCGATCCCGGGCCTGGGGGGTCGTGTGCCGGCCGTGGGGCTGTCGGCGGCGCGCGGACGCGACGACGTCGATGCTCCGACGGGTGTGGCGAAGCGCTACGCTGACACGGCTGTCGAGGCGGCCGAAGGGGGCCGGGCGACATGA
- a CDS encoding glycosyltransferase codes for MTTDVQEAFGGRERLDVLIVSQPVEYGVAVCVRQQVEAAVAAGHDVVVACPDSDQGPLAEWVRATGASHVALQLDRRPAPRDVRAVATLRRLAVDRDVVHLHSSKAGAVGRAAIASLPKRRRPAVVFTPHSWSWQVGGRLAGLYRLVERGLSDRCEAIVAVSEHEAAHGRAVLGARTDHMTVVPNGVDRDHFCPDGPVAPRDPTAPLIVCVGRLSRQKGQDVAIRALARLRAPDARLRLVGDEQPVGEAAHLRSLARSLGVTDRIEWHGKAADTAPQLRAADIVIAPSRWEGMSLVLLEAMACGAAIVATDVFGSDAVGDGGMIVPRGDVDALACAIDTLLDDVERRRQLGEAARRRSVAFGLDATLERTLQLWSTVAAERAGSARRPRHVAVGG; via the coding sequence ATGACAACTGACGTCCAGGAGGCGTTCGGCGGGCGCGAGCGCCTCGACGTGCTGATCGTGTCGCAACCCGTCGAGTACGGCGTCGCGGTGTGCGTGCGCCAGCAGGTCGAGGCCGCTGTCGCGGCGGGACATGACGTCGTGGTCGCGTGCCCGGACAGCGACCAGGGTCCGCTCGCCGAGTGGGTGCGAGCGACCGGGGCGTCGCATGTCGCGCTACAGCTCGACCGTCGCCCCGCGCCGCGCGACGTCCGCGCGGTCGCGACACTGCGGCGCCTGGCTGTGGACCGCGACGTGGTGCACCTGCACTCGTCGAAGGCGGGCGCGGTCGGCCGCGCCGCCATCGCGTCGCTGCCGAAGCGTAGGCGACCGGCCGTCGTGTTCACCCCGCACTCCTGGTCGTGGCAGGTGGGCGGACGCCTCGCTGGCCTCTACCGGCTGGTCGAGCGCGGGCTCAGCGACCGCTGCGAGGCGATCGTCGCGGTCTCCGAGCACGAGGCCGCGCACGGGCGCGCGGTGCTGGGTGCACGGACCGACCACATGACGGTCGTCCCCAACGGAGTCGACCGCGACCACTTCTGTCCCGACGGTCCGGTCGCACCGCGCGACCCCACGGCCCCCCTGATCGTGTGCGTCGGGCGGCTGAGCCGGCAGAAGGGCCAGGACGTGGCGATCCGGGCGCTCGCGCGCCTGCGCGCCCCCGATGCGCGCCTGCGGCTGGTGGGCGACGAGCAGCCCGTCGGCGAGGCCGCACACCTGCGGTCACTCGCAAGGTCCCTCGGTGTGACCGACCGCATCGAGTGGCACGGCAAGGCGGCCGACACCGCCCCACAGCTGCGGGCCGCGGACATCGTGATCGCACCGTCGCGCTGGGAGGGCATGTCGCTGGTCCTCCTCGAGGCGATGGCCTGCGGCGCCGCTATCGTGGCGACCGATGTCTTCGGCAGCGATGCGGTGGGCGACGGGGGGATGATCGTGCCTCGGGGCGACGTGGACGCCTTGGCGTGCGCGATCGACACACTGCTCGACGACGTCGAGCGCAGGCGACAGCTGGGTGAGGCCGCCCGTCGCCGCAGCGTCGCATTCGGACTGGACGCCACGTTGGAGCGGACGCTGCAGCTGTGGTCCACCGTCGCCGCGGAGCGGGCAGGCTCCGCTCGGCGTCCCCGCCACGTCGCCGTGGGCGGCTGA
- a CDS encoding sulfotransferase: MLPTFVVIGAPKAGTTALYWYLAEHPQVHMSALKETNFFAYGVDDAGRLRYGDPQLHRFPVRSLDAYERLFADADGATAVGEISPIYLECPQAAGRMAGLLPDAQIVCVLRNPVDRAYSDYQMYLRTRGRRLDPERDLTVDAPWAQADSHWVRVGRYHQHLTRYYAAYRPEQIHVQLFDELRSDTTAAVQAIYRALGVDDTFVPDLDTPHNVGGVPANMAFERVLTSKRIKRMVEPWIPRRLGNLARRVRTANLQRPPALPDPLRAQLTDHFRADIAGTEALIGRDLQHWLSSDS; encoded by the coding sequence ATGCTGCCGACGTTCGTGGTCATCGGCGCGCCAAAGGCCGGAACGACGGCGCTGTACTGGTACCTCGCCGAGCACCCGCAGGTCCACATGAGCGCGCTGAAGGAGACCAACTTCTTCGCGTACGGCGTCGACGACGCGGGCCGGCTGCGCTACGGCGATCCGCAGCTGCACCGGTTCCCCGTCCGCAGCCTGGACGCCTACGAGCGGCTGTTCGCCGACGCCGACGGCGCCACCGCGGTCGGTGAGATCTCGCCGATCTACCTGGAGTGTCCGCAGGCCGCCGGGCGGATGGCGGGCCTGCTGCCGGACGCCCAGATCGTCTGTGTGCTGCGCAACCCCGTCGACCGTGCGTACTCGGACTACCAGATGTACCTGCGCACGCGCGGCCGGCGCCTCGATCCCGAGCGCGACCTGACCGTGGACGCACCCTGGGCGCAGGCGGACTCCCACTGGGTGCGGGTCGGCAGGTACCACCAGCACCTGACGCGCTACTACGCCGCCTATCGGCCCGAGCAGATCCACGTCCAGCTGTTCGACGAGCTGCGGTCGGACACCACCGCGGCGGTGCAGGCGATCTACCGCGCGCTGGGCGTCGACGACACGTTCGTGCCGGATCTCGACACCCCCCACAACGTCGGCGGTGTGCCCGCCAACATGGCGTTCGAGCGTGTGCTGACCAGCAAGCGCATCAAGCGGATGGTCGAGCCGTGGATCCCCCGGCGGCTCGGCAACCTGGCACGGCGGGTCCGTACGGCCAACCTCCAGCGCCCGCCCGCCCTGCCCGACCCGCTGCGGGCGCAGCTGACCGACCACTTCCGCGCCGACATCGCCGGGACCGAGGCGCTGATCGGGCGCGACCTGCAGCACTGGCTGTCGTCGGACAGCTGA